One genomic window of Gallaecimonas sp. GXIMD4217 includes the following:
- the ccmI gene encoding c-type cytochrome biogenesis protein CcmI: MMELWLAMAVMVLLAAGFLLLPRARQGLGDDQQQVNLTLYRHRLRELEGERREGLVADDKFNQLENELKRSLLDDVDAAPRQQRALPWPVLLPGLALLLASLGIYAYLGGHQQQAHWQGVMDSLPTLAERALRPRQDEQLSRQDMQDLALGIRSRLAEQGDDKNAWVFLGRVAFSLGDAEMSADAFDKALELDPGNASALLGLAQSKLLSGSQGDRQRAAQALARLLSQDPGNVDALLLIGFVAFENQDFDKAIEAWSLLAKQLPAGDNRLALVQERLAEARRKASGVTVSLDVRVELAPELQDQLPEQASLFVFARDVAGGPPLAAVRMPLSRLPTQVVLSDETSMIPGRSLSQAQEVVVGARISAGESLALDQSGDLRGLSEPVRVDTGSVAITIKERIE; this comes from the coding sequence ATGATGGAGCTCTGGCTTGCCATGGCCGTCATGGTGCTGCTGGCCGCCGGCTTCCTGCTGTTGCCCAGGGCCAGGCAGGGGTTGGGTGACGACCAGCAACAGGTCAACCTGACCCTCTATCGCCATCGCCTGCGGGAGCTGGAAGGGGAACGCCGCGAAGGCCTGGTGGCCGACGACAAGTTCAACCAGCTGGAAAATGAACTCAAGCGCAGCCTGCTGGACGACGTGGATGCCGCCCCCCGGCAGCAGCGCGCCTTGCCCTGGCCGGTGTTGCTGCCCGGCCTGGCATTGCTGCTGGCCTCCCTTGGCATCTACGCTTATCTGGGGGGCCACCAGCAGCAGGCCCATTGGCAGGGCGTCATGGACAGCCTGCCGACCCTGGCCGAGCGGGCCCTGCGTCCCCGGCAGGATGAGCAGCTGAGCCGCCAGGACATGCAGGATCTGGCCCTGGGCATACGTTCCCGCCTGGCCGAGCAGGGTGATGACAAGAACGCCTGGGTGTTCCTGGGCCGGGTCGCCTTCTCCCTGGGCGATGCCGAGATGAGCGCCGACGCCTTCGACAAGGCGCTGGAGCTGGATCCCGGCAATGCCAGTGCCCTGCTGGGACTGGCCCAGAGCAAGCTGCTCAGCGGCAGCCAGGGCGATCGCCAGCGCGCCGCCCAGGCCCTGGCCAGGCTGCTCAGCCAGGATCCCGGCAACGTGGACGCCCTGCTGCTGATCGGCTTCGTGGCCTTTGAGAACCAGGATTTCGACAAGGCCATCGAGGCCTGGTCGCTGCTGGCCAAGCAGTTGCCGGCCGGCGACAACCGCCTGGCCCTGGTCCAGGAGCGCTTGGCTGAAGCCAGGCGCAAGGCCAGCGGCGTGACGGTGTCACTGGATGTGCGGGTCGAGCTGGCCCCCGAGCTGCAAGATCAATTGCCGGAGCAGGCCAGCCTGTTCGTGTTCGCCCGCGACGTGGCCGGTGGGCCGCCCCTGGCGGCGGTACGCATGCCCCTGTCCAGGCTGCCCACCCAGGTGGTGCTGTCGGACGAGACCAGCATGATCCCGGGTCGCTCCCTGAGCCAGGCCCAGGAAGTGGTGGTGGGTGCCAGGATCAGCGCCGGTGAGTCCCTGGCCCTGGATCAGAGCGGCGATCTGCGCGGCCTGTCCGAGCCCGTCAGGGTGGATACGGGCTCAGTTGCCATCACCATTAAGGAAAGGATCGAATGA
- a CDS encoding cytochrome c-type biogenesis protein yields MRAFFAALLLTLAACQAQATVDTYTFDTPQQEAQFKELIAELRCPKCQNQNLADSDAALAKDLKDKVYQMTMAGQSREQIISYMKARYGDFVHYRPPLRLDTLLLWFGPVLVLLVGLVVIVRRAKASQQQADSLAEDEQARLAALLEEEEKRR; encoded by the coding sequence ATGAGAGCCTTTTTCGCCGCCCTGTTGCTGACCCTGGCGGCCTGCCAGGCCCAGGCCACGGTGGACACCTACACCTTCGATACGCCGCAGCAGGAGGCCCAGTTCAAGGAGCTGATCGCCGAGCTGCGTTGCCCCAAGTGCCAGAACCAGAACCTGGCCGACTCGGACGCGGCCCTGGCCAAGGATCTCAAGGACAAGGTCTACCAGATGACCATGGCAGGCCAGAGCCGGGAGCAGATCATCAGCTATATGAAGGCCCGCTACGGCGACTTCGTCCATTACCGGCCGCCGCTGCGCCTGGATACCCTGCTGCTGTGGTTCGGGCCTGTGCTGGTGCTGCTGGTCGGCCTGGTGGTGATCGTGCGCCGGGCCAAGGCCAGTCAGCAGCAGGCCGATAGCCTGGCCGAAGACGAGCAGGCCAGGCTGGCCGCCCTGTTGGAAGAAGAGGAGAAGCGCCGATGA
- a CDS encoding DsbE family thiol:disulfide interchange protein — MKKLWVLGPLLAFLALVVFLFRGLFSDPTEIESALIGKPVPAFEMVDLFDTDKRHNGELLRSGQPVLLNVWATWCPTCYAEHQYLNQLARQGVRIVGLNYKDERDGAIRWLSRLGNPYEVTLYDPDGMLGLDLGVYGAPETYLIDGNGIIRYRHVGDVNDRVWSQVLGPKYEELRQ, encoded by the coding sequence ATGAAAAAGCTATGGGTATTGGGCCCGCTGCTGGCCTTCCTGGCTCTGGTGGTGTTCTTGTTCCGGGGCCTGTTTTCCGATCCCACCGAGATAGAGTCGGCGCTGATCGGCAAGCCGGTGCCGGCCTTCGAAATGGTGGATCTGTTCGACACCGACAAGCGCCATAACGGCGAGCTGCTGAGGTCCGGCCAGCCCGTGCTGCTCAACGTCTGGGCCACCTGGTGCCCCACCTGCTACGCCGAGCACCAGTACCTGAACCAGCTGGCCAGGCAGGGGGTGCGCATCGTCGGCCTCAACTACAAGGACGAGCGCGACGGTGCCATCCGCTGGCTGAGCCGCCTCGGCAACCCCTATGAGGTGACCCTCTACGATCCCGACGGCATGCTGGGCCTGGATCTGGGCGTCTATGGCGCCCCCGAGACCTACCTTATCGACGGCAACGGCATCATCCGTTACCGCCACGTGGGCGACGTCAACGACAGGGTCTGGAGCCAGGTGCTGGGGCCCAAGTACGAGGAGCTGCGCCAATGA
- a CDS encoding heme lyase CcmF/NrfE family subunit gives MVPELGLFALILALVLAALLAVYPLWGAQRGDGRLMALAKPLAYGQLLFVAAAFGALLWAFAVNDFSVSYVASHSNTKLPLAYRLSATWGAHEGSMLLWVLTLAGWTAAVARFSKALPAPALARVLAVMGMISVGFLLFILFTSNPFERGLPYYPVDGRDLNPLLQDPGLIIHPPLLYMGYVGFSVAFAFAIAALISGKLDTAWARWSRPWTAAAWLFLTLGITLGSWWAYYELGWGGWWFWDPVENASFMPWLVGTALMHSLAVSEKRGVFKAWTVLLAIAAFSLSLLGTFLVRSGVLVSVHAFASDPSRGMFILAFLVLVIGSSLALYALRAGKVKSQGRFELLSRETLLLGNNLMLTTACVVVLLGTLMPLFYRELGLGSISVGEPFFNLLFTLLFVPFAFLLAMGPLARWKREQAGPLLKKLGLAAIVSLVLGITLPWLLQGQARGHAVLGLALALLILVSSIQEVQLRVGARHGFAKGLFKLTRSHWAMILGHLGLAVSVIGIALTTSYSIEKDVRMAVGDNFLVAGYEFRFEELSQVQGPNYEGHMAEIAVYEAGDKVAQLHAEKRFYTVASSVMTEAGIHWNLSRDLYAALGERLDDGAWAVRLYVKPFVRWIWGGGLLMALGGLLVVSDRRYRFKRLQREVA, from the coding sequence ATGGTTCCTGAGCTTGGGCTCTTCGCCCTGATCCTCGCCCTAGTACTGGCCGCCTTATTGGCGGTCTATCCATTATGGGGCGCCCAGCGCGGTGACGGCCGGCTGATGGCCCTGGCCAAGCCCCTGGCCTATGGCCAGCTGCTGTTCGTGGCGGCGGCCTTCGGCGCCCTGCTGTGGGCCTTTGCCGTCAACGATTTCTCGGTCAGCTACGTGGCCTCCCATTCCAACACCAAGCTGCCCCTGGCCTACCGGCTCAGCGCCACCTGGGGCGCCCACGAGGGCTCCATGCTGCTGTGGGTGCTGACCCTGGCCGGCTGGACCGCCGCCGTGGCCCGCTTTTCCAAGGCGCTGCCGGCGCCGGCCCTGGCCCGGGTGCTGGCGGTGATGGGGATGATCTCGGTGGGCTTCCTGCTGTTCATCCTGTTCACCTCCAATCCCTTCGAGCGGGGCCTGCCTTATTACCCGGTGGACGGCCGCGACCTCAACCCGCTGCTGCAGGATCCGGGCCTCATCATCCACCCGCCGCTGCTGTACATGGGCTACGTGGGCTTCTCGGTGGCCTTCGCCTTCGCCATAGCGGCGCTCATCTCCGGCAAGCTGGACACCGCCTGGGCGCGCTGGTCCCGGCCCTGGACGGCGGCCGCCTGGCTGTTTTTGACCCTGGGCATCACCCTGGGCTCCTGGTGGGCCTACTACGAGCTGGGCTGGGGCGGCTGGTGGTTCTGGGATCCGGTGGAGAACGCCTCCTTCATGCCCTGGCTGGTGGGTACGGCGCTGATGCACTCCCTGGCGGTGAGCGAAAAGCGTGGCGTGTTCAAGGCCTGGACCGTGCTGCTGGCCATCGCCGCCTTCTCCCTGAGCCTGCTGGGCACCTTCCTGGTCCGCTCCGGGGTGCTGGTGTCGGTGCATGCCTTTGCCTCCGATCCCAGCCGCGGCATGTTCATCCTGGCCTTCCTGGTGCTGGTGATAGGTTCCAGCCTGGCCCTGTACGCCCTGCGCGCCGGCAAGGTCAAGAGCCAGGGCCGGTTCGAGCTGCTCAGCCGCGAGACCCTGCTGCTGGGCAACAACCTGATGTTGACCACTGCCTGCGTGGTGGTGCTGCTGGGCACCCTGATGCCGCTCTTTTACCGGGAGCTGGGCCTGGGTTCCATCTCGGTGGGCGAACCCTTCTTCAACCTGCTGTTCACCCTGCTGTTCGTGCCCTTCGCCTTCCTGCTGGCCATGGGCCCCCTGGCACGCTGGAAGCGCGAGCAGGCCGGCCCGCTTTTGAAGAAGCTGGGCCTGGCCGCCATCGTCAGCCTGGTGCTGGGCATCACGCTGCCCTGGCTGCTCCAGGGCCAGGCCAGGGGCCATGCGGTGCTGGGCCTGGCCCTGGCGCTGCTGATCCTGGTTTCCAGCATCCAGGAGGTGCAGCTGCGGGTGGGCGCGCGCCACGGTTTCGCCAAGGGCCTGTTCAAGCTGACCCGCAGCCACTGGGCCATGATCCTTGGCCACCTGGGCCTGGCGGTGTCGGTGATCGGTATCGCCCTGACCACCAGCTACAGCATCGAGAAGGATGTGCGCATGGCGGTGGGTGACAACTTCCTGGTGGCCGGTTACGAGTTCCGTTTCGAGGAGCTCAGCCAGGTCCAGGGCCCCAACTATGAGGGCCATATGGCCGAGATCGCCGTCTATGAAGCCGGCGACAAGGTGGCCCAGCTTCACGCCGAGAAGCGCTTCTATACGGTGGCCAGCTCGGTGATGACCGAGGCCGGCATCCACTGGAACCTGAGTCGGGATCTCTACGCCGCCCTGGGCGAGCGCCTGGACGACGGCGCCTGGGCCGTGCGCCTCTATGTGAAGCCCTTCGTTCGCTGGATCTGGGGTGGCGGCCTGCTGATGGCCCTGGGTGGCCTGCTGGTGGTCAGCGACAGACGTTATCGCTTCAAGCGCCTGCAACGGGAGGTGGCATGA
- the ccmE gene encoding cytochrome c maturation protein CcmE → MNPRRKLRLTIVASVLVGLSVTIGLVLYALSQNIDLFFTPTEIHQGKDGVTPVPGQRLRIGGLVVNGSVRRAQDSLTVSFDLTDDGGGMVTVRYDGILPDLFREGQGIVAQGVFTEDGAIQASEVLAKHDENYMPPEVAEAAKKMHERGVNGS, encoded by the coding sequence GTGAACCCACGTCGCAAGCTGAGGCTGACCATAGTGGCCAGTGTGCTGGTCGGCCTGTCGGTGACCATAGGCCTGGTGCTGTACGCGCTGAGCCAGAACATCGACCTGTTCTTCACCCCCACCGAGATCCACCAGGGCAAGGACGGCGTCACGCCGGTACCGGGCCAGCGGCTGCGCATCGGCGGCCTGGTGGTCAACGGCTCCGTGAGAAGGGCCCAGGACAGCCTGACCGTGAGCTTCGACCTCACCGATGACGGCGGTGGCATGGTCACGGTCCGCTACGACGGCATACTGCCGGACCTGTTCCGGGAAGGGCAGGGCATAGTGGCCCAGGGCGTGTTCACCGAGGATGGCGCCATTCAAGCCTCGGAAGTGCTGGCCAAGCACGACGAGAACTACATGCCGCCGGAGGTGGCCGAAGCGGCCAAGAAGATGCACGAGCGGGGTGTCAATGGTTCCTGA
- the ccmD gene encoding heme exporter protein CcmD gives MAFDSVQAFLAMGKHGFYVWLSYGVTALVLAGIAWQAWRSESKILSNLRRRQAREARRQKAREESLT, from the coding sequence ATGGCCTTCGATAGCGTCCAAGCATTCCTGGCCATGGGCAAGCACGGTTTCTACGTGTGGCTGTCCTATGGCGTCACCGCCCTGGTCCTGGCCGGCATCGCCTGGCAGGCCTGGCGCAGCGAGAGCAAGATCCTAAGCAATCTACGTCGTCGCCAGGCCCGCGAAGCGCGGCGCCAGAAGGCACGAGAGGAGTCGTTAACGTGA
- a CDS encoding heme ABC transporter permease, whose amino-acid sequence MWSWLHPYAKAETTFGLCGRLLPWFLVPGLALVLVGTVWGLAFAPVDYQQGNSFRIIYIHVPSAMLAMGGYLAMAIAALVGMVWQIRLSDLTVQAIAPVGAALTFVSLFTGAVWGKPTWGTWWVWDARLTSQLILLFLYVGIMALFAAFQDKRLAGRAAGILALVGVINLPIIHFSVEWWNTLHQGATISKFEKPSIDSGMLWPLLLNLFGFGLLLGAISLKRLRGLILEQEARRPWVQQLIKGGN is encoded by the coding sequence ATGTGGAGCTGGTTACATCCCTATGCCAAGGCCGAGACCACCTTTGGTCTTTGTGGCCGCCTGTTACCCTGGTTTCTGGTGCCGGGCCTGGCCCTGGTGCTGGTGGGCACCGTCTGGGGCCTGGCTTTTGCCCCCGTTGACTATCAGCAGGGCAACAGCTTCCGCATCATCTACATCCATGTGCCCTCGGCCATGCTGGCCATGGGCGGCTACCTGGCCATGGCCATCGCCGCCCTGGTGGGCATGGTCTGGCAGATCCGCCTGTCCGACCTGACGGTGCAGGCCATAGCCCCTGTGGGGGCGGCCCTGACCTTCGTGTCGCTGTTCACCGGCGCCGTCTGGGGCAAGCCCACCTGGGGCACCTGGTGGGTCTGGGATGCACGCCTGACCTCCCAGCTGATCCTGCTGTTCCTCTATGTCGGCATCATGGCCCTGTTCGCCGCCTTCCAGGACAAGCGCCTGGCCGGCCGCGCCGCCGGCATCCTGGCCCTGGTGGGGGTCATCAACCTGCCCATCATCCACTTCTCGGTGGAGTGGTGGAACACATTGCACCAGGGCGCCACCATCTCCAAGTTCGAGAAGCCGTCCATCGACAGCGGCATGCTGTGGCCGCTGCTGCTGAACCTGTTCGGTTTCGGCCTGCTGCTGGGGGCCATCAGCCTCAAGCGCTTGCGGGGCCTGATCCTGGAGCAGGAGGCGCGTCGTCCCTGGGTGCAGCAGCTGATCAAGGGAGGCAACTGA
- the ccmB gene encoding heme exporter protein CcmB, with translation MSTFKALLARDLNIAFRRRAEVINPLVFYLIVITLFPIGVGSDPQLLGRLAPGVIWVAVLLSALLSLERLFRDDFQDGTLNQLLLLPVPLPVVALAKVVAHWLLTALPLILLSPLVAVLLHLDWQAWQAVVLSLLLGSPVLSLVGGVGVALTVGLKRGGVLLSLLVLPLYIPVLIFATACVEAAALGLPYHGQLALLAAMSMGAVTLAPFAIAAALRVSVN, from the coding sequence ATGTCGACGTTCAAGGCCCTGCTGGCCCGGGACCTCAATATCGCCTTTCGGCGCCGGGCCGAGGTGATCAACCCGCTGGTGTTCTACCTCATCGTCATTACCCTGTTCCCCATCGGCGTCGGCTCGGATCCGCAGCTGCTGGGCCGGCTGGCACCCGGTGTCATCTGGGTGGCGGTGCTGCTGTCGGCGCTGTTGTCCCTGGAGCGGCTGTTCCGGGACGACTTCCAGGACGGCACCCTCAACCAGCTGCTGCTGCTGCCGGTGCCGCTGCCGGTGGTGGCCCTGGCCAAGGTGGTGGCCCACTGGCTGCTGACGGCGCTGCCGCTGATTTTGCTGTCGCCCCTGGTGGCGGTACTATTGCACCTGGACTGGCAGGCCTGGCAGGCGGTGGTATTGAGCCTGCTGCTGGGCAGCCCGGTGCTGAGCCTGGTGGGCGGCGTCGGCGTGGCCCTGACCGTGGGCCTCAAGCGCGGCGGCGTGCTGCTGAGCCTGCTGGTGCTGCCGCTGTACATTCCTGTGCTGATATTCGCAACCGCCTGTGTGGAAGCGGCCGCCCTGGGGCTGCCCTACCACGGGCAATTGGCTTTGCTGGCCGCCATGAGCATGGGTGCCGTTACCCTGGCCCCCTTCGCCATCGCCGCCGCCCTGAGAGTGAGTGTGAACTGA
- the ccmA gene encoding cytochrome c biogenesis heme-transporting ATPase CcmA: MLAAQDLCCIREERVLFEGLDLHLHPGELVQLEGPNGAGKTSLLRILAGLSQAEEGQVFYLGEPIHKAREAYHQDLLFLGHQSGVNQTMTALENLAFYARVLPSRDQDLWAILARVGLAGFEDVPVGQLSAGQQRRVALARLWLSPARIWILDEPFTAIDKQGVAELELLFAVHCEGGGVVLLTTHQDLGSANARRLSLLGETP; the protein is encoded by the coding sequence CTGTTGGCCGCCCAGGACCTTTGTTGTATTCGCGAGGAACGGGTGCTGTTCGAAGGCCTCGACCTTCACCTTCATCCGGGAGAGCTGGTGCAGCTGGAAGGCCCCAATGGTGCCGGCAAGACCAGCCTGCTGCGGATCCTGGCCGGCCTCAGCCAGGCCGAGGAAGGGCAGGTGTTCTACCTGGGCGAGCCCATCCACAAGGCCCGGGAGGCCTACCACCAGGATCTGCTGTTCCTGGGTCACCAGAGCGGCGTCAACCAGACCATGACCGCCCTGGAAAACCTCGCCTTCTACGCCAGGGTGCTGCCGAGCCGCGACCAGGATCTCTGGGCCATACTGGCCCGGGTCGGCCTGGCCGGCTTCGAGGATGTGCCGGTGGGCCAGCTGTCGGCCGGCCAGCAGCGCCGCGTGGCCCTGGCCCGGCTCTGGCTGAGCCCGGCGCGGATCTGGATCCTCGACGAACCCTTCACCGCCATCGACAAGCAGGGCGTGGCCGAGCTGGAGCTGCTGTTCGCGGTGCACTGCGAGGGCGGCGGCGTGGTGCTGCTGACCACCCACCAGGACCTTGGCAGCGCCAACGCCAGGCGCCTGTCGCTGCTGGGGGAAACGCCATGA
- a CDS encoding EscU/YscU/HrcU family type III secretion system export apparatus switch protein, translated as MKRPEPRALGLSYDGLSAPTLDFKVSGEEARQLLAAAREAGVMVHEDEALLAMLERLEAGAEIPPQLYVIIAELIAFAWYLQGKTPPHWRDGDGHHARV; from the coding sequence ATGAAAAGGCCTGAACCCAGGGCCCTGGGGCTCAGTTACGACGGCCTGAGCGCACCGACCCTGGACTTCAAGGTCAGCGGCGAGGAGGCCAGGCAGCTGCTGGCGGCGGCCCGGGAGGCCGGGGTCATGGTGCACGAGGACGAGGCCCTGCTGGCCATGCTGGAGCGGCTGGAGGCCGGCGCCGAGATCCCGCCACAGCTCTATGTGATCATCGCCGAGCTGATCGCCTTTGCCTGGTACCTGCAGGGCAAGACGCCGCCCCATTGGCGGGACGGCGACGGTCATCACGCCAGGGTCTAG
- a CDS encoding DUF2802 domain-containing protein — protein MTWLLLALIFGLIALFGVMSRRQQQLQQQLDDLKSRLDAQQGQLNEVHSGAIGMGERLLAMAGEVEHLKGAQDELVHHDPQSKLYSRAAKMVALGADVDELMRECELPRAEAELLYNLHRPGKA, from the coding sequence ATGACCTGGCTGCTGCTGGCGCTGATCTTCGGCCTGATCGCCCTGTTCGGGGTGATGTCCCGCCGCCAGCAACAACTGCAACAGCAGCTTGACGACCTCAAGAGCCGGCTGGACGCCCAGCAGGGCCAGCTCAACGAGGTGCACAGCGGCGCCATCGGCATGGGTGAACGGCTGCTGGCCATGGCCGGCGAGGTGGAGCACCTCAAGGGCGCCCAGGACGAGCTGGTGCACCATGATCCCCAGAGCAAGCTCTACAGCCGCGCCGCCAAGATGGTGGCCCTGGGTGCCGACGTGGACGAGCTGATGCGCGAATGCGAACTGCCCCGGGCCGAGGCCGAGCTGCTCTACAACCTCCACAGGCCAGGCAAGGCCTAG
- a CDS encoding chemotaxis protein CheW, with protein sequence MTDNKDLAKVADANDKVLQWVTFKLDNETYGINVMQVQEVLRYTDIAPVPGAPDYVLGIINLRGNVVTVIDTRARFGLAPAEVSEQSRIVIIEADKEVIGILVDSVAEVVYLKSSDIEVAPNVGTEESAKFIQGVSNREGELLILVDLNKLLNDEEWEEILSL encoded by the coding sequence ATGACCGACAACAAGGATCTGGCCAAGGTGGCCGACGCCAACGACAAGGTGCTGCAATGGGTCACCTTCAAGCTGGATAACGAGACCTACGGCATCAACGTGATGCAGGTGCAGGAGGTGCTGCGCTACACCGACATAGCCCCGGTGCCCGGCGCCCCGGACTATGTGCTGGGCATCATCAACCTGCGCGGCAACGTGGTCACCGTCATCGACACCAGGGCCCGCTTCGGCCTGGCCCCGGCCGAGGTCTCCGAGCAGTCCCGCATCGTCATCATAGAGGCGGATAAGGAGGTCATCGGCATCCTGGTCGACTCGGTGGCCGAGGTGGTCTACCTGAAGAGTTCCGACATCGAGGTGGCGCCCAACGTCGGCACCGAGGAGAGCGCCAAGTTCATCCAGGGCGTCAGCAACCGTGAAGGCGAGCTGCTGATCCTGGTGGATCTCAACAAGCTGCTCAATGACGAAGAGTGGGAAGAGATCCTGAGCCTCTGA
- a CDS encoding chemotaxis protein CheW: MSKQLMEDYFEALLASPREEARPVMDAEPSAAEREREKVARLLAQVNAKVAETPRPREAEAPVETAAPEVVVPEPVLEVAQTAPAEPAISFEDKAERRGEFQVLLFDVAGLELAVPLDELGGIHQLGEINSLFGKPAWFKGIMVQRQQQLRVVDTGLWVMPDKQQQEEYRYLVMLGDSPWGLACNSLVRTEVLTGEQVRWRSPGSKRPWLAGMVKSRMCALLDVSAMLGMLEQGAGATEH; this comes from the coding sequence ATGAGCAAGCAGCTGATGGAAGACTACTTCGAGGCCCTGTTGGCATCCCCCCGGGAGGAGGCCAGGCCGGTCATGGACGCCGAGCCCAGCGCCGCCGAGCGGGAAAGGGAGAAGGTGGCCAGGCTGCTGGCCCAGGTCAACGCCAAGGTGGCGGAGACGCCCAGGCCCAGGGAGGCCGAAGCGCCGGTCGAGACGGCCGCGCCCGAGGTGGTGGTGCCCGAGCCCGTGCTTGAAGTGGCCCAGACCGCGCCCGCCGAGCCGGCCATCTCCTTCGAAGACAAGGCCGAGCGCCGGGGCGAGTTCCAGGTGCTGCTGTTCGACGTGGCCGGGCTGGAGCTGGCGGTGCCCCTGGACGAGCTGGGCGGCATCCACCAGCTGGGTGAGATCAACAGCCTGTTCGGCAAGCCGGCCTGGTTCAAGGGCATCATGGTCCAGCGCCAGCAGCAACTGAGGGTGGTGGATACCGGCCTTTGGGTGATGCCGGACAAACAACAACAGGAAGAATACCGCTACCTGGTGATGCTGGGCGACAGCCCCTGGGGCCTGGCCTGCAACAGCCTGGTGCGAACGGAAGTGTTGACCGGCGAACAGGTGCGCTGGCGGAGCCCCGGCTCCAAGCGCCCTTGGCTGGCCGGCATGGTCAAAAGCAGAATGTGTGCCCTCCTTGACGTCTCGGCCATGCTCGGCATGCTTGAGCAAGGGGCCGGTGCAACGGAGCATTAA
- a CDS encoding ParA family protein, with product MNIWTVANQKGGVGKTTTAVTLASLLAARGEPVLLVDMDPHASLTSYFGLDADSLPASVFDILSADGNVSTGLLDKVTQEVGDNLHLWPAAMTLATLDRQLGSREGLGLLLSRTFKRLDGLYRHVIIDCPPVLGVLMVNALAACQRVLVPVQTEFLAIKGLERMLRTLEMMQKSLRGTKPVTIIPTMFDKRTRASLEALRQLKDSFGDQIWPGVIPVDTRFRDASRQHQPLPALNPQARGVLAYQKLLDSLVPEVVA from the coding sequence TTGAACATCTGGACGGTCGCCAACCAAAAAGGTGGCGTAGGCAAGACCACCACTGCCGTGACCCTGGCTTCGCTGCTGGCCGCCAGGGGCGAGCCGGTGCTGCTGGTGGATATGGATCCCCATGCCTCCCTGACCAGCTATTTCGGCCTGGATGCGGACAGCCTGCCCGCCAGCGTCTTCGATATCCTCAGCGCCGACGGCAATGTCAGCACCGGCCTGCTGGACAAGGTCACCCAGGAGGTGGGCGACAACCTCCACCTGTGGCCGGCGGCCATGACCCTGGCCACCCTGGATCGCCAGCTGGGCAGCCGCGAAGGCCTGGGCCTGCTGCTCAGCCGCACCTTCAAGCGCCTGGACGGCCTCTACCGGCACGTGATCATCGACTGCCCGCCTGTGCTGGGAGTGCTGATGGTCAATGCCCTGGCCGCCTGCCAGCGGGTGCTGGTGCCGGTGCAGACCGAATTTCTGGCCATCAAGGGCCTGGAGCGCATGCTGCGTACCCTGGAGATGATGCAGAAGTCCCTCAGGGGCACCAAGCCGGTGACCATCATCCCGACCATGTTCGACAAGCGCACCCGGGCCTCCCTGGAGGCGCTGCGCCAGCTCAAGGACAGCTTCGGCGACCAGATCTGGCCCGGCGTCATCCCGGTGGATACCCGATTCCGCGACGCCAGCCGCCAGCACCAGCCGCTGCCGGCCCTCAATCCCCAGGCCAGGGGCGTGCTCGCCTACCAGAAACTGCTGGACAGCCTGGTGCCGGAGGTGGTGGCATGA
- a CDS encoding OmpA family protein: protein MYRYRRQHRVKHRENTDRWLVSYADYMTLMFALFVVLYAFVLMEKEEYHEVVSNLEQAIKKIAKPFPQENDAAGLGILPGGAGILDGGDKVLTRGKGSVAAEEGLLAGTPDKNPGIPLPELAAELEKALEGDQALAGAELKLGEEWLTLELPGSLLFASASATLLNPARELLESIAPVLKQANNYVRVRGYSDNRPVEPELFASNWDLSAARAAAVLRALVAEGIEEPRLALEGYGAYGQAGAAPEQRRKVVLALSVYGYQSPEPLPARPLSDEYPQIKEISMGNGGIRITTREDN from the coding sequence ATGTACCGTTACCGGCGCCAACACAGGGTCAAGCACAGGGAGAACACCGATCGCTGGCTGGTCTCCTATGCCGACTACATGACGTTGATGTTCGCGCTGTTCGTGGTGCTGTACGCCTTCGTGCTGATGGAGAAGGAGGAGTACCACGAGGTGGTCTCCAACCTGGAGCAGGCCATCAAGAAAATAGCCAAGCCCTTCCCCCAGGAGAACGATGCCGCCGGCCTCGGCATACTGCCCGGCGGCGCCGGCATCCTCGACGGCGGCGACAAGGTTTTGACGCGGGGCAAGGGCTCCGTGGCCGCCGAGGAAGGATTGCTGGCCGGCACCCCCGACAAGAACCCGGGCATACCGTTGCCGGAGCTGGCCGCCGAGCTGGAAAAGGCGCTTGAGGGCGACCAGGCCCTGGCCGGCGCCGAGCTCAAGCTGGGCGAGGAATGGCTGACCCTGGAGCTGCCCGGCTCGCTGCTGTTCGCCTCCGCCAGCGCCACCCTGCTCAACCCGGCACGGGAATTGCTGGAAAGCATTGCCCCTGTGCTGAAGCAGGCCAACAACTATGTGCGGGTGCGCGGCTATAGCGACAACAGGCCGGTGGAGCCGGAGCTGTTCGCCTCCAACTGGGATCTGTCGGCGGCCCGGGCCGCCGCCGTGTTGCGGGCGCTGGTGGCCGAGGGCATAGAGGAGCCCAGGCTGGCCCTGGAAGGCTACGGCGCCTATGGCCAGGCCGGCGCCGCGCCAGAGCAGCGGCGCAAGGTGGTGCTGGCGCTGTCGGTCTATGGCTACCAATCCCCGGAGCCGCTGCCGGCCAGGCCGCTCAGCGACGAGTACCCGCAAATCAAGGAAATCAGCATGGGCAACGGCGGCATCCGAATCACTACCCGCGAAGACAATTGA